A segment of the Granulicella aggregans genome:
TCCTCAGCATAGGCCGTGGAGAAGCAGATCCTCCGACTTCGTCGAAGGATGACAAGAAATTAGTGGGAGATTGAATTGATTGCACGCTATACGCGACCCGAGATGGGGCGCATCTGGTCGGATGAGAACAAGTACCGCTGCTGGTTGCGGGTTGAAGTAGCGGCGTCGCAGGCGCTGGCTAAGGCAGGTATGGTGCCGCAGGAAGCTGCGGATGCGATTCGCGACAAGGGTGACTTTACTGTGGCGCGGATCAATGAGATCGAAGCCGAGGTTCGACACGACGTCATCGCTTTCACCACCACCGTCGCAGAGTACATCGGGCCGGAGTCGCGGTGGCTGCATTATGGGTTGACCTCGACCGATGTGGTGGATACGGCGCAGGCGCTGCAGTTGAAGGAGGCTTCGGCGATCATTCGCGCGGGGATTGTGCGGCTGGGCGAGGTCCTGAAGGCGCGGGCGCTGGAGTTCAAGCACACGCCGACGATCGGACGGACGCATGGCGTCCATGCAGAGCCGACGACGTTTGGGTTGAAGCTGCTGCTCTGGTACTCGGAGACGCAGAGGAATCTGGCGCGGTTCGATGCAGCGGCGGAAGAGTTGCGGGTGGGTAAGCTGTCCGGTGCTGTTGGGACGTTCGGGCATCTGAAGCCGGAGCATGAAGAGGCGATCTGCGCGGAGCTCGGGCTGACTCCGGTGGCGATTGCTACGCAGGTGGTACAGCGTGATCGTCATGCGGCTTATGTGGCTACGCTGGCTGTGCTAGTGTCGACGCTGGATAAGATTGCCACCGAGGTTCGGCATCTACAGCGGACAGAGGTACGTGAGGCGGAGGAGTTCTTCTCCGAGAAACAGAAGGGTTCAAGCGCGATGCCGCACAAGCGCAACCCCATCGTGAGCGAGCAGATCAGTGGGCTGGCCCGGGTGGTGCGTGGGAATGCGCAGACGGCGTTTGAGAATGTGGCGCTGTGGCATGAGCGGGACATCTCGCACTCGTCGGCGGAGCGGGTGATTTTGCCGGACTCGACGATACTGGCGGATTATCTGCTGGCGAAGACGGCGACGCTGATTGAAAAGCTGATGGTGTATCCGGCGCGGATGATGAAGAACCTGGAGTCGACGGGTGGGTTGATCTTTTCGGGGCAGTTGCTGTTGGACCTGGCAGAGTCGGGGATGTTGCGCGAGGATGCGTACCGGTTGGTGCAGGGACATGCGATGCGATCTTGGAAGGAAGAGCTTGTGTTCAAAGAGGAGGTGGCGAAGGACGCGGAGATTACGGGTCGGTTGAGCCCGGAGAAGCTGGCTCGGGCGTTCGATTATTCGCGGCAACTGGCGAATGTGGATGCGATCTTCAAGAGAGTGCTGGGAGCCTGACATGCGACGCAGACTGATTGCTCTTGCTTGTGCAATCGCGATGGGCTGCGCGGCAATTCCATCCCTAGCTGCGTCGAAAGAACCCTGCCCGTCTTCGACGAAAGGCGTAATTGATAAGAAGTTCAAGCCCGGTCAGGTTTGGAGTTATGAGACACGGCCTGGCGAGTCGGCTTCAACCGTGACTATTCTTCGAATTGACGTGGAGTCCAAGATTGGTGTCGTGGTTCACGTTCGCGTCGATGGATTGCTCGCACACAATCCGCGCGGAGACGTTGTCCCTTCCGTCGAACATATGCCGTTCACTCGGGACGCGATGCTCGTGAGCGTCAATCATTTGCTTAAGGCTGATCAACCCTTGCCGACGCTCGAAGGTCTTGAGCGGTGGCAAGCGGACTGTGGCGGGGTGTACACCATCTCAATTCGCGATGCGGTGGATGTGATGGAGAAGACATTGAACAGGCCATGAATGATGAGTTGATCCACATCGTAACGGCCGCGATGGCGGATGCTACCGTGCGGAGTGGCGACTGGCTGAAGTGCCGCCCCGGTTGTTCACAGTGTTGCGTGGGCGTGTTTCCGATTCGGTGGCAGGATGCGGATCGGTTGCGCGATGGGTTGATTGCGTTGGGCGAGGTCGATCCGGAGCGGGCGGCGCGGGTGAGGGCGCGGACGGCTTCGGCGTTGGAAAGGCTTGATCCTTGGTTTCCGGGCGATGTAGCTACCGGCGTTCTCGGCGAGTCCTATGAGGAGGCGATACTGTTCGAGGAGTTTGCGAACAATGAGCCTTGTCCGGCGCTTGATCTGGACCACGGCACCTGCGATCTGTATGAGTCGCGACCGATCCTTTGCCGGACGTTTGGGCCTCCGATGCGTACCGAGGAAGACAATCTGGCGACGTGCGAGCTTTGCTATATCGAGGCGAGGACGGAGGAGATTGAGCGATGTGAGCTTGATCCGGCGATTCCTCGATTGGAAGAAGAGAGCAATGCGGCTTACGAGGCAGCTACGGGCAAACGAGGCGAAACGCTGGTGGCGTACGCACTGCGTGGGGCTTGATGGCGGTCGGGAGCGCGAGTTCTTGGTTGAAAGATCCGAGCGGTTGTGGGGATGTGAGCGGCACCGGGGTCCTTCGACTGCGCCACTCGCGGTGAGACCGCGAGTGGCTTCGCTCAGGATCACGGGATTGTTTGCGCGATCAAGAAGGCTGGATTCGCATCGGCGATAATCGAAAGCGATGAGTGATGCGATGAAGTTGAAGAATCTGACGCTGGGGATCACTGGCGCTAGCGGTGCGATCTTTGCGGTCGAGTTGTTGAAGATGCTCGAGGCGGATGAGCGGGTGGGCAAGGTGAATCTTGTCGCTTCGGATAGTGCGCTGCGAGTAATGGCGGAAGAGATGGAGATCGCGGGACGGAACGATCTGGTGGAGCGGATTCTGGGTGCGACTTCGACGAAGATTCAGCACCATGTGGATGCGAATATCGGGGCGAATATCGCGAGCGGGAGCTATCCGTCGGATGGAATGATTGTGCTTCCCTGCTCCATGGGGACGCTGGCGGGGATTGCGAATGGGCTGGCGGACAGTTTGATTGAACGGGCGGCGGATGTGTGCCTCAAGGAGCGGCGGCCGTTGGTGCTGTGCGTCCGGGAGACTCCATTCAACCGTATCCATCTGCGGAATATGCAGTTGGCGTCGGATGCGGGAGCGACGATCTTTCCGGTGATGCCAACGCTCTACAACAAGCCGCAAAGCACGGCCGAGATGGCGGTGCAGTTTGTGCAGCGGGTGCTGGCGCACATCGGGCTGCCACAGCCGAGAGCTTATCAGTGGCAGGCGGACGAGACGGTTTGAGGGTTTACGTCCCACCCATCGCATAAGACAAAAACGCGATGGATGGGGCACCCGGGCCTAATTGCCGGGTAGAGTCTTCTCAACGGAGTGCCAGGGCGGGTCGGATTTGAGGAAGTTCAGCGTTACTGGAAAGACAACAGGGGCGCACTGCACCGGGGCAAGATGGCCGCAGCCTTCGGCTACAGCGAACGAAGATCCTGCGATGAGATGGTGCATGGATTCGCCGACGCTGGGCGGGATGAGCGTGTCCTTGCCTCCCCAGACGATCAAGGTTGGCTTGCGCAGAGCTTGTAGACGAAAGTCGAGGAGATCGCGGCCACTGGTCATGGAGCTGACTGTGCGGCGGATGACCCAGTAGTTTGATTCGAGGCCGCGAAGCGCGTCCCTTGCGGCGAAGTCTGGGATCTTTGGCGGATCAGGTTGGAGCATAGCGTTCAGTCTCGCGAGACCGGCGGTGTCCGTTGGTGTGAAGAGGTCCGTGTCGAAGGAGCCGAAGTAGATGCCGGCACTGTCGAAGAGGACCAGGCGGTCTACGAGTTCGGGATGGTCGAGGGTGAGTTTGGCGGCGACCCAGCCTCCCATGGACCAACCCACAACGTCCGCGTTTGGCACGCCGATCGCCTTCATAAAGTCAGCGATGAACTTTGCCTGGAGCGAGATGGAGTAGTCGACGTCGGGGTGGTCGGTGCGACCATACCCGAGAAGGTCTGGAACGTAGACGTGAAAGCCGTTAGCCGCGAACTGCGGGATGACAGCGGCCCAGTCCTCGCCGCGTGATCCGAGACCATGAATCAGGACGATGGGGATACCGAGGCCGCTTGCAGGCTTCGCTTCGAAGTAGTGGACACGATAGCCGTCCGCCTCGATGTATTTGCTTTGCACGCCATGATGCCATAGGCCGAAGCGGGTGTGCTCATCGTTGAACCAGACAGGATGCAGATAGAAGGCGACCGCGAGCGCGAGCACCAGCAGCAGAATGACTCCGGACAGTCGAAGCAGGACCTTCACGATACAGAGCTCTCCGAGATCCGCCGCTTAGACTTTTAGCGGCTTGCCAAACTCTTCTCCAAAGACGGTGTGGGCGATGTTGAAGCGGCCTCCGTCAAACTTTTCGGCCCCCTTCAGATGGCCTAGGGCAAGGAGGGCGATGACGCGATAGCTGAGTGGCAACCGAAGCGTCTCGCGGACCTTCTCCTCTTCAAAGCCTTCCATGGGAGCGGTGTCGTAGCCAAGACTTTCGGCGGTGAGCATCATGAAGGCGTAGGCGAGCATGACGTGCTTATTTAGCCAAGAGTGCATCTTCTCGCTGGAGAAGCTGGAGAAGTAGGTTGGGACGCTGATCTTCGCCTGTTCCGCGTAACTCTCAGGCATGCCACCTTCGCGGCCCTGTTGGAGCATCAGGTCAAGGTCCTTGCGCCAACCGTCGGAGTCGCCACAGGCGACGATGACGGCGGACGCCTCTTCGACCTTTGCCTGGTTGTAGCTGGCGGCGCGGAGGCGCTTCTTCTGCTCCGGCGACTGGACGACGACAAATCGCCAGGGCTGCAGATTGTATCCGCTGGGGGCCGCAAGTCCTGCCTCGAGGATCTTTTTGATGTCACCGGCAGGGATCGGGCGGCCGTCAAAGCTCGGAGTGGCACGACGTCCGGCGATCGCCTGAGAGAGTGGCTTTTCCATGTTCTTCCTTGTGACCGCTTAGGGTATTTACCGGCAGGCAAGCCTGCACGGGGGCTATCCGGGCCTGCCGGCAGAGAGTCTCTATCTCCGTTGCGCAGGCCAGAGCGCTGCCCTGACGAGTCCAAAGATAGCATTTTCACAGCCGATGCAGCGGGACTCCTGAAGTTTGAAGATTTGCTTGTTGACCGGGACGAAAGAGGCTAGCGTATCTCGGCCATCGACTGTTCCGTGACGAAGGGACTCTTCCCAGGCTCATCGGCGAAGATCCAAACTCCGCCAAAGGTGGATTTGAGCTCTGGGTACGCCGCCAGGAGCGCGAC
Coding sequences within it:
- the purB gene encoding adenylosuccinate lyase yields the protein MIARYTRPEMGRIWSDENKYRCWLRVEVAASQALAKAGMVPQEAADAIRDKGDFTVARINEIEAEVRHDVIAFTTTVAEYIGPESRWLHYGLTSTDVVDTAQALQLKEASAIIRAGIVRLGEVLKARALEFKHTPTIGRTHGVHAEPTTFGLKLLLWYSETQRNLARFDAAAEELRVGKLSGAVGTFGHLKPEHEEAICAELGLTPVAIATQVVQRDRHAAYVATLAVLVSTLDKIATEVRHLQRTEVREAEEFFSEKQKGSSAMPHKRNPIVSEQISGLARVVRGNAQTAFENVALWHERDISHSSAERVILPDSTILADYLLAKTATLIEKLMVYPARMMKNLESTGGLIFSGQLLLDLAESGMLREDAYRLVQGHAMRSWKEELVFKEEVAKDAEITGRLSPEKLARAFDYSRQLANVDAIFKRVLGA
- a CDS encoding YkgJ family cysteine cluster protein, producing MNDELIHIVTAAMADATVRSGDWLKCRPGCSQCCVGVFPIRWQDADRLRDGLIALGEVDPERAARVRARTASALERLDPWFPGDVATGVLGESYEEAILFEEFANNEPCPALDLDHGTCDLYESRPILCRTFGPPMRTEEDNLATCELCYIEARTEEIERCELDPAIPRLEEESNAAYEAATGKRGETLVAYALRGA
- a CDS encoding UbiX family flavin prenyltransferase; the protein is MKLKNLTLGITGASGAIFAVELLKMLEADERVGKVNLVASDSALRVMAEEMEIAGRNDLVERILGATSTKIQHHVDANIGANIASGSYPSDGMIVLPCSMGTLAGIANGLADSLIERAADVCLKERRPLVLCVRETPFNRIHLRNMQLASDAGATIFPVMPTLYNKPQSTAEMAVQFVQRVLAHIGLPQPRAYQWQADETV
- a CDS encoding alpha/beta fold hydrolase, translating into MKVLLRLSGVILLLVLALAVAFYLHPVWFNDEHTRFGLWHHGVQSKYIEADGYRVHYFEAKPASGLGIPIVLIHGLGSRGEDWAAVIPQFAANGFHVYVPDLLGYGRTDHPDVDYSISLQAKFIADFMKAIGVPNADVVGWSMGGWVAAKLTLDHPELVDRLVLFDSAGIYFGSFDTDLFTPTDTAGLARLNAMLQPDPPKIPDFAARDALRGLESNYWVIRRTVSSMTSGRDLLDFRLQALRKPTLIVWGGKDTLIPPSVGESMHHLIAGSSFAVAEGCGHLAPVQCAPVVFPVTLNFLKSDPPWHSVEKTLPGN
- a CDS encoding nitroreductase family protein, coding for MEKPLSQAIAGRRATPSFDGRPIPAGDIKKILEAGLAAPSGYNLQPWRFVVVQSPEQKKRLRAASYNQAKVEEASAVIVACGDSDGWRKDLDLMLQQGREGGMPESYAEQAKISVPTYFSSFSSEKMHSWLNKHVMLAYAFMMLTAESLGYDTAPMEGFEEEKVRETLRLPLSYRVIALLALGHLKGAEKFDGGRFNIAHTVFGEEFGKPLKV